A region of Nostoc sp. 'Peltigera membranacea cyanobiont' N6 DNA encodes the following proteins:
- a CDS encoding L-threonylcarbamoyladenylate synthase: MAKIFSVHPDNPQMRRIEEIKSALSSGAVMLYPTDTVYAIGCDLNAKSAVERVRQIKQLANDKPLTFLCPSLSNVATYAFVSDTAYRIMKRLIPGPYTFLLPATKLVPRLVQSPKRKSTGIRVPNHTVCLELLAALGNPIISTSAHLPADEAENGMIRIDPETVQSRVELFDRLDKLVDIIVDTGEEPTYEVSTILDMTGDEAAIIRRGLGWEAAAAWV; this comes from the coding sequence ATGGCAAAAATTTTCTCAGTTCATCCGGATAATCCTCAAATGCGACGAATAGAGGAAATAAAGTCGGCGCTTTCTAGTGGCGCAGTCATGCTTTACCCTACTGATACAGTTTATGCGATCGGTTGTGATTTGAATGCTAAGTCGGCGGTAGAACGAGTGCGGCAAATTAAACAGCTAGCAAATGATAAACCACTGACATTTTTATGTCCCTCGCTTTCAAATGTGGCAACTTATGCCTTCGTAAGTGACACAGCCTATCGGATTATGAAACGCCTGATTCCAGGGCCATACACGTTTTTGCTCCCAGCAACTAAATTAGTACCGCGATTGGTGCAAAGCCCCAAGCGGAAAAGTACTGGAATTAGAGTCCCAAACCATACTGTGTGTTTGGAGTTGCTGGCAGCTTTGGGTAATCCAATTATTTCAACTTCAGCACATCTGCCAGCAGATGAAGCAGAGAATGGGATGATTCGGATAGATCCAGAAACTGTTCAGTCACGGGTAGAGCTATTTGACCGTTTGGATAAGTTGGTAGACATAATTGTAGACACTGGCGAAGAACCTACTTATGAAGTATCTACGATTTTGGATATGACGGGAGACGAAGCAGCAATTATACGGAGGGGTTTAGGTTGGGAAGCAGCAGCAGCATGGGTATAA